A stretch of the Desulfobacter sp. genome encodes the following:
- a CDS encoding phage-shock protein, producing MSGAIIVAICIGGFILLLSTLGLIIIGIIRAAKTGGLSKNEKQTQTEETKMIQDIFNGLSKMEERVEALETILIERQKKTS from the coding sequence ATGAGCGGCGCAATCATCGTAGCAATCTGTATCGGAGGCTTTATCCTGCTTCTGTCCACCCTGGGTCTGATCATCATCGGCATCATCAGGGCAGCCAAAACCGGGGGGCTGTCCAAAAATGAAAAACAGACCCAGACCGAAGAGACCAAGATGATCCAGGATATATTCAACGGGCTGTCAAAAATGGAAGAACGGGTAGAAGCGTTGGAAACCATCCTCATTGAACGCCAGAAAAAAACCAGTTAA
- the pspC gene encoding envelope stress response membrane protein PspC has translation MKYHYRRHQHGGFRRQRGQYGRFRQKIDTLATTQGIYRSRQGIFMGVCRGLAQHFNFSVFWTRIIVFILFLFTGFWPVGVIYIVAGLLLKLEPAIPLKNETDQEFYQSYTTSRESAIQRIKRKFDNIDRRIQRMEHTVTSREFDF, from the coding sequence ATGAAATACCATTATAGGCGACATCAGCATGGCGGATTCAGACGCCAACGAGGCCAGTACGGCAGGTTCAGGCAAAAGATAGACACCCTGGCCACCACCCAGGGGATTTACAGATCCAGGCAGGGCATCTTCATGGGCGTCTGCCGGGGGCTTGCCCAGCACTTTAATTTCTCTGTGTTCTGGACAAGAATCATTGTCTTTATCCTCTTCTTGTTCACCGGGTTCTGGCCCGTGGGGGTGATCTACATTGTTGCAGGCCTGCTTTTAAAACTGGAGCCTGCCATCCCTTTGAAGAACGAAACAGATCAGGAGTTTTACCAGTCCTACACCACCTCAAGGGAATCGGCCATCCAGCGGATCAAACGAAAATTCGACAATATTGACCGGCGAATCCAGAGAATGGAGCATACCGTCACCTCAAGGGAGTTTGATTTTTAA
- a CDS encoding LysE family transporter: protein MSHYLLMGLILGLSAGLSPGPLLALVISETLSRGLKAGIWVGFAPLVSDLPIFALALLGLSQVSDFNWVLGLISLLGGAVILKMGVSGLGAQATVLDTKNHGGTSFYKGVMVNLLSPHPYLFWISVGGPAATRAWELTPLAGVGFVATFYAMLVGSKVGLALMVARSRSFLMGKMYVFTMRFLGLMLCILSFVLIWEGLGFFGLKFDL, encoded by the coding sequence ATGAGCCATTATCTTCTCATGGGCCTGATCCTGGGATTGTCTGCCGGACTTTCCCCGGGCCCTCTTTTGGCCCTTGTTATTTCTGAAACCCTTTCCCGGGGGCTTAAAGCGGGGATCTGGGTGGGGTTCGCCCCCCTTGTTTCAGACTTGCCCATTTTTGCCCTGGCATTGCTGGGGCTGTCACAAGTTTCGGATTTTAACTGGGTTCTGGGCCTGATTTCCCTTTTGGGCGGGGCTGTGATCCTGAAAATGGGGGTGTCAGGCCTGGGGGCCCAAGCAACCGTTTTGGATACAAAAAATCATGGGGGAACCTCATTTTACAAGGGGGTGATGGTGAATCTGCTCTCTCCCCATCCGTATCTGTTTTGGATCTCTGTGGGCGGCCCTGCGGCCACTAGGGCCTGGGAACTGACCCCCCTGGCCGGTGTGGGGTTTGTGGCAACTTTTTATGCGATGCTTGTGGGATCCAAGGTGGGGCTGGCGCTTATGGTTGCAAGATCCAGGTCTTTTTTAATGGGGAAAATGTATGTATTCACCATGAGATTTTTGGGGCTGATGCTCTGTATACTCTCTTTTGTCCTGATCTGGGAGGGCTTGGGCTTTTTTGGGCTAAAATTTGACTTGTAA
- a CDS encoding YchJ family protein has product MSPEKCPCKSNKKYADCCQLFIDGGVWAPTPEKLMRSRYTAFCKKNKNYLMATLDPEQTRNETARQQLEKDLALTMGQTCWLGLDILGKDMDGPDRGRVEFVAFFEQDSSLGQLHERSLFIRIKNRWYYTEGQILAPVPLSRNQPCVCGSGKKFKRCHGKK; this is encoded by the coding sequence ATGTCCCCTGAAAAATGCCCCTGCAAGAGCAATAAAAAATATGCAGACTGCTGTCAGCTCTTTATCGACGGCGGCGTGTGGGCTCCTACTCCCGAAAAACTTATGAGATCACGGTATACGGCCTTTTGCAAAAAGAATAAAAATTATCTTATGGCCACCCTTGATCCTGAACAGACCAGGAATGAAACTGCCCGCCAGCAGCTTGAAAAAGATTTGGCCCTGACCATGGGCCAGACCTGCTGGCTGGGACTTGATATCTTAGGCAAGGATATGGACGGCCCGGACAGAGGCCGGGTGGAATTTGTGGCCTTTTTTGAGCAGGACAGCAGCTTGGGTCAACTCCACGAGAGATCTTTGTTCATCAGAATAAAGAACCGATGGTATTACACAGAGGGTCAAATCCTGGCCCCGGTTCCCCTTTCCCGGAACCAGCCCTGTGTCTGCGGCAGCGGTAAAAAATTTAAACGCTGCCACGGTAAAAAATAG
- a CDS encoding DUF3786 domain-containing protein, with protein MSHINNPMEVFKLLNGSNCRECGEKTCLAFAVAVFKETKPIQRCPYLEKEVIELYGGGFEKPDTIDENKARAIEDLKQQISLIDLSKAAERMGAQFSNNKLSIKIFGKRFSADPKGNLASEVHINAYMVVPALNYILNGSGKSPQGEWITFRELKGGPSRYAHFQQRCEKPLKRIADTYTDFFKDLLEIFDGKKIVSQIDSDISIVLYPLPFFPLMVCYWKPEDGLESGLHIYFDRVSDDTLDIESIYTLCEGIALMFEKIALRHGA; from the coding sequence ATGTCACATATTAATAATCCCATGGAAGTTTTTAAATTGTTGAACGGCTCTAATTGCAGGGAATGCGGTGAAAAAACCTGTCTGGCATTTGCCGTGGCCGTGTTCAAGGAAACAAAACCAATCCAAAGGTGTCCTTATTTGGAAAAAGAGGTGATTGAACTTTATGGGGGGGGATTTGAAAAACCCGATACCATTGATGAAAATAAGGCCCGCGCCATTGAAGACCTAAAGCAACAGATCTCTTTGATTGATCTTTCCAAAGCCGCAGAACGCATGGGGGCGCAATTTTCCAACAATAAACTGAGCATAAAAATCTTTGGTAAAAGATTTAGTGCAGACCCCAAGGGCAACCTTGCATCTGAGGTTCATATCAATGCATATATGGTGGTACCGGCATTGAACTATATTTTGAACGGTTCGGGCAAGTCTCCCCAAGGGGAGTGGATCACATTTCGGGAACTGAAAGGGGGCCCTTCCCGGTATGCTCATTTTCAGCAGCGGTGCGAAAAACCCTTAAAGCGAATTGCCGATACCTATACGGATTTTTTTAAAGATCTTTTGGAAATTTTCGACGGCAAGAAAATTGTCAGCCAGATTGATTCGGATATTTCAATTGTTTTGTATCCCCTGCCTTTTTTTCCCTTAATGGTTTGCTATTGGAAACCTGAAGATGGACTTGAATCAGGTCTTCACATTTATTTTGACCGTGTGTCGGATGACACCCTTGATATTGAGTCCATATATACGCTTTGTGAAGGGATTGCCCTGATGTTTGAGAAAATTGCCCTGCGGCATGGGGCTTGA